Proteins encoded together in one Sphingomonas radiodurans window:
- a CDS encoding 2Fe-2S iron-sulfur cluster-binding protein encodes MQLTINGQTCDVDVDVRTSLLDLCREHLGLPGSKKGCDHGQCGACTMLVNGRRINSCLSLAIMHEGDEITTIEGLGQVGNLHALQDAFVRHDGYQCGYCTPGQICSAVGMLDEVGKGWASHVSSDLADVSLDDAEISERMSGNICRCAAYPNIVDAIREVAGLGERDPNAAVAREVAA; translated from the coding sequence ATGCAACTCACCATCAACGGCCAAACGTGCGATGTCGATGTCGACGTTCGCACTTCCCTGCTCGATCTATGTCGCGAGCATCTCGGGCTGCCTGGATCGAAGAAGGGCTGCGATCACGGCCAGTGCGGCGCCTGCACGATGCTAGTGAACGGCCGGCGGATCAACAGCTGCCTGTCGCTCGCGATCATGCACGAAGGCGACGAGATCACGACGATCGAGGGGCTGGGTCAGGTCGGGAACCTCCATGCGCTGCAAGACGCCTTCGTGCGCCACGACGGCTATCAATGCGGTTACTGCACGCCGGGCCAGATCTGCTCGGCCGTCGGCATGCTCGACGAGGTGGGGAAGGGCTGGGCTAGCCACGTGTCGAGCGACCTTGCCGACGTCTCGCTCGACGATGCGGAAATCTCCGAGCGGATGAGTGGTAATATCTGTCGCTGCGCAGCTTATCCGAATATCGTCGATGCGATCCGCGAGGTCGCCGGGCTTGGTGAGCGCGATCCGAACGCAGCCGTCGCGCGCGAGGTTGCGGCATGA
- a CDS encoding (deoxy)nucleoside triphosphate pyrophosphohydrolase, with translation MRDSAETNPRLMLVVAAALVRGDGRILVQQRPPGKQHAGLWEFPGGKIEPGEHPEAALVRELAEELGIDVDPVDFVPLMFASEALGERHLVLLLYRVMRWKGEPRAIEATELRWVTITELRMLPMPPADAPFVEILAHGFSEADAVVGQPAKTT, from the coding sequence ATGCGCGACTCCGCCGAGACAAATCCCCGGCTGATGCTCGTCGTTGCGGCGGCTCTGGTGCGCGGCGATGGCCGTATCCTGGTGCAGCAGCGCCCGCCCGGCAAGCAGCACGCGGGCCTCTGGGAATTCCCAGGCGGCAAGATCGAACCCGGCGAACATCCGGAGGCGGCGCTTGTGCGCGAGCTGGCCGAAGAACTCGGCATCGACGTCGATCCGGTCGATTTCGTGCCACTCATGTTCGCCAGCGAGGCGCTCGGCGAGCGACATCTCGTCCTGCTGCTCTACCGCGTCATGCGCTGGAAAGGAGAGCCGCGCGCCATCGAGGCGACCGAGCTGCGATGGGTGACCATCACCGAGCTGCGCATGCTGCCGATGCCGCCGGCCGATGCCCCGTTCGTCGAAATTCTCGCGCACGGCTTCAGCGAAGCCGATGCGGTAGTCGGTCAGCCCGCGAAAACCACCTGA
- a CDS encoding Flp family type IVb pilin: protein MRRRPSRSNLSLALLLRRLARDQRGATAIEYGLIIAVIVIAMMVSFMAVADTTKTMWQNVSTKVTQAR from the coding sequence ATGCGCCGACGTCCGTCCCGGTCGAACCTTTCGCTCGCCCTGTTGCTGCGGCGGCTGGCGCGCGACCAGCGCGGCGCGACGGCGATCGAATATGGCCTCATCATCGCGGTGATCGTGATTGCCATGATGGTGAGCTTCATGGCCGTGGCCGACACCACCAAGACGATGTGGCAAAATGTCAGCACTAAGGTGACGCAGGCGCGCTGA
- a CDS encoding Flp family type IVb pilin, with amino-acid sequence MQKIRTFLKNSRGATAIEYGLIAALIAVAAIAAMGTLGNQLKTTFGNVSTNMKAS; translated from the coding sequence ATGCAGAAGATCCGCACCTTTCTGAAGAATTCGCGTGGCGCCACGGCGATCGAGTACGGCCTGATTGCCGCCCTGATCGCAGTCGCCGCGATTGCCGCAATGGGCACGCTGGGCAACCAGCTGAAGACCACCTTCGGCAACGTCTCGACGAACATGAAGGCTTCGTAA
- a CDS encoding acetyl-CoA carboxylase carboxyltransferase subunit alpha encodes MPTFLDFEKPIAELQGRIDELRETGAEGGVDILSEVTKLQAKSDKLLKDTFAKLTPWQKTQVARHPERPHFKDYVAGLFTEFLPLAGDRAFGDDQAILGGFAMFRGRRVLVMGHEKGDDTTSRLRHNFGMGKPEGYRKAVRLMALADRFALPIVTLVDTSGAFPGLQAEERGQAEAIARSTEACLAAGVPLVSAVVGEGGSGGAIALASGNRVLMFEHAVYSVISPEGCASILWRTSDKAPEAAEAMKITAQDLKALGVIDTIVTEPLGGAHRNPAAAISALGDAIERALDDLTQLTAEALRRDRREKFLAMGRVLS; translated from the coding sequence ATGCCGACATTCCTCGACTTCGAAAAGCCCATCGCGGAGCTTCAGGGCCGCATTGACGAGTTGCGCGAAACCGGCGCCGAGGGCGGCGTCGACATCCTTTCGGAAGTCACCAAGCTCCAGGCGAAATCGGACAAGCTGCTCAAGGACACGTTCGCGAAGCTGACGCCGTGGCAGAAGACACAAGTCGCGCGCCACCCCGAACGGCCGCACTTCAAGGACTATGTCGCCGGATTGTTCACCGAATTCCTGCCGCTCGCGGGTGACCGCGCCTTTGGCGACGACCAGGCGATCCTCGGTGGCTTCGCGATGTTTCGCGGGCGGCGCGTACTCGTGATGGGCCACGAGAAGGGCGACGACACGACCTCGCGGCTGCGCCACAATTTCGGGATGGGAAAGCCCGAGGGCTATCGCAAGGCAGTGCGGCTGATGGCACTCGCGGACCGCTTCGCGCTGCCGATCGTGACGCTGGTTGATACGTCGGGCGCGTTCCCGGGGCTGCAGGCGGAGGAGCGCGGACAGGCCGAGGCAATTGCCCGCTCGACCGAGGCGTGCCTCGCGGCTGGCGTGCCGCTGGTGTCGGCGGTGGTGGGTGAGGGCGGATCGGGCGGCGCAATCGCGCTTGCCAGTGGCAATCGCGTGCTGATGTTCGAACACGCGGTCTATTCGGTCATTTCGCCCGAGGGATGTGCCTCAATCCTTTGGCGAACATCGGACAAGGCGCCCGAGGCAGCCGAGGCGATGAAGATCACCGCGCAGGATCTGAAGGCTCTGGGGGTGATCGACACGATCGTCACTGAGCCGCTCGGCGGCGCGCATCGCAATCCCGCCGCGGCGATCAGCGCGCTTGGCGATGCGATCGAGCGGGCGCTGGACGATCTCACGCAGCTTACCGCGGAGGCCTTGCGACGCGATCGGCGTGAGAAGTTCCTCGCCATGGGCCGTGTGCTGAGCTGA
- a CDS encoding tyrosine-type recombinase/integrase produces the protein MGADDAPIDRFLEMLSAQAGAARNTIAAYRSDLMLASEVLGGALATADAGALARLGDGWASLSRATVARKAAALRRFYAFLAEEGLRPDDPGKALPKPGTRRALPKTLTHADIDRLFAVTAERVGREATLPADLRNAALLELLYGSGLRASELVSLPRNAIHPDRPFLILAGKGGKERLVPISDRARAAVAVWRGHVAVDRAHLFPSGKGHISRVRLFQIIRALGAEAGIPPDRISPHVLRHAFATHLLEGGADLRALQSMLGHADIATTEIYTHVDRARLVALVNERHPLVDVTKPRP, from the coding sequence ATGGGCGCCGACGACGCCCCGATCGACCGCTTTCTCGAAATGCTCAGCGCGCAGGCAGGCGCCGCGCGCAATACGATTGCGGCCTATCGCAGTGACCTCATGCTCGCGTCGGAAGTGCTCGGCGGCGCGCTGGCAACGGCAGATGCTGGAGCGCTGGCTAGGCTCGGCGATGGCTGGGCGAGCCTTTCGCGCGCCACCGTTGCGCGCAAGGCGGCAGCGCTGCGGCGGTTCTACGCCTTTCTCGCCGAAGAAGGCCTGCGGCCCGATGATCCCGGCAAGGCGTTGCCTAAACCCGGCACGCGCCGCGCGCTCCCGAAGACGCTCACGCACGCAGACATCGACCGCCTGTTTGCGGTGACCGCCGAACGTGTTGGACGCGAAGCGACGCTGCCGGCCGATCTGCGCAACGCGGCGCTGCTCGAACTGCTTTACGGCTCGGGGTTGCGCGCGAGCGAACTGGTCTCGCTGCCGCGAAACGCAATCCATCCCGATCGCCCGTTCCTGATCCTTGCCGGCAAGGGCGGGAAGGAGCGGCTCGTGCCGATCTCGGATCGCGCACGCGCGGCGGTGGCGGTGTGGCGCGGGCATGTCGCGGTGGACCGCGCGCATCTGTTTCCCTCGGGCAAGGGGCATATCTCGCGCGTACGGCTGTTCCAGATCATCCGCGCGCTCGGCGCCGAGGCGGGCATCCCGCCCGACCGCATCAGCCCGCACGTGCTACGCCACGCCTTCGCAACGCATCTGCTGGAGGGCGGGGCGGATCTGCGCGCGCTGCAATCGATGCTCGGGCACGCCGATATCGCGACGACGGAGATCTATACCCATGTCGATCGCGCTCGGCTGGTGGCGCTCGTCAACGAACGCCACCCGCTCGTTGACGTAACCAAACCGCGGCCCTAG
- a CDS encoding shikimate kinase, producing the protein MLQSPDHPDRDRQRRWQREPIVLVGMMGVGKSTVGRRLAHRLALPFVDADNEIEDAAGMPIAEIFAQFGEPYFRDGERRVIQRLIDGRPKVIATGGGAFINDATRALILSDALAIWLDADIDVLVERVRRRDTRPLLRDKDPTTVLRELAAVRTPLYAQAHFRVASNNAPHEATVRAILEAIGYGAA; encoded by the coding sequence ATGTTGCAAAGCCCCGACCATCCCGATCGCGACCGTCAGCGCCGCTGGCAGCGCGAGCCGATCGTGCTCGTCGGCATGATGGGGGTCGGTAAGTCGACCGTCGGGCGGCGGCTCGCGCATCGCTTGGCCCTGCCGTTCGTCGATGCCGACAACGAGATCGAAGATGCCGCCGGCATGCCGATCGCGGAGATCTTCGCGCAGTTCGGCGAGCCATATTTCCGCGATGGCGAACGGCGGGTGATCCAGCGGCTGATCGACGGGCGCCCCAAGGTGATCGCCACTGGCGGCGGCGCGTTCATCAACGATGCGACCCGCGCGCTGATCCTGTCCGACGCGCTCGCGATCTGGCTAGATGCTGACATCGACGTGCTGGTCGAGCGCGTGCGGCGTCGCGACACCCGGCCGCTGCTGCGCGACAAGGATCCCACGACCGTGCTGCGTGAGCTCGCCGCGGTGCGCACCCCGCTTTACGCGCAGGCGCACTTTCGCGTTGCCAGCAACAATGCGCCGCACGAAGCGACGGTGCGTGCGATCCTCGAGGCGATCGGTTACGGGGCGGCATGA
- the aroB gene encoding 3-dehydroquinate synthase gives MTIVRVALGARSYDVVIEAGLLGQAGERIAPLARGRRVPIVADANVAPYLETLRASLDAAGVPSEAIVIPAGEKSKSWATLEMLTDRLLDLGVERGDHVIALGGGVIGDLVGFATAILKRGCGFVQIPTTLLAQVDSSVGGKTGINARAGKNLIGAFHQPKLVLIDPTVLDTLPPRELRAGYAEVVKYGLIDDAEFFAWCETHGSALLAGDVARREFAIAHSVAAKARIVGEDEFETLGRRALLNLGHTFGHALEAEAGFSDRLLHGEAVAAGCALAFGYSAAHGFCSVEDAVRVSSHWQATGLPDGLAAAGIAAPAETLVEHMRHDKKASGGQIPFLLARGIGRTYLDKQVSLEDVRDYLAMQPR, from the coding sequence ATGACGATTGTTCGAGTGGCGCTGGGCGCGCGCAGTTACGATGTTGTGATCGAGGCCGGGCTGCTGGGGCAAGCGGGCGAGCGGATCGCGCCGCTTGCGCGCGGGCGGCGCGTGCCGATCGTGGCCGATGCCAACGTCGCGCCGTATCTCGAAACGCTGCGGGCGTCGCTCGACGCGGCAGGCGTGCCAAGCGAGGCGATCGTGATCCCGGCGGGCGAGAAGTCGAAGAGCTGGGCGACGCTCGAGATGCTCACCGACCGGCTGCTCGATCTAGGCGTCGAGCGCGGCGATCATGTGATCGCGCTGGGTGGCGGCGTGATCGGCGACCTCGTGGGTTTCGCCACTGCCATCCTGAAGCGCGGGTGCGGCTTCGTCCAAATCCCAACGACCTTGCTGGCGCAAGTCGATTCGTCGGTCGGCGGCAAGACCGGGATCAACGCGCGGGCGGGCAAGAATCTGATCGGCGCCTTCCACCAGCCCAAGCTCGTGCTGATCGACCCGACGGTGCTCGACACGCTGCCGCCGCGCGAGCTGCGCGCGGGCTATGCCGAGGTGGTCAAATACGGCCTGATCGACGACGCAGAATTCTTCGCGTGGTGCGAGACACACGGGTCGGCGTTGCTGGCGGGCGATGTGGCGCGGCGCGAGTTTGCGATCGCGCACTCGGTCGCGGCCAAGGCGCGGATCGTTGGCGAGGACGAGTTCGAGACGCTCGGCCGGCGCGCGCTGCTGAACCTGGGGCACACGTTCGGCCATGCGCTGGAGGCGGAAGCGGGGTTCTCGGACAGGCTGCTGCACGGCGAGGCGGTGGCGGCGGGGTGCGCGCTGGCGTTCGGCTATTCGGCGGCGCACGGGTTTTGCTCGGTGGAAGATGCGGTGCGCGTGTCGTCGCACTGGCAAGCGACCGGGCTGCCCGACGGGCTGGCTGCGGCCGGGATAGCAGCACCCGCCGAGACGCTGGTCGAGCATATGCGACACGACAAGAAGGCAAGCGGCGGGCAAATCCCATTCCTGCTCGCGCGCGGCATCGGCCGGACGTATCTCGACAAGCAAGTGTCGCTGGAGGATGTGCGCGACTATCTTGCGATGCAGCCGCGCTGA
- a CDS encoding DUF2256 domain-containing protein: MPNGVAKRDLPTKMCPACERPFTWRKKWARDWDSVIYCSDACRKKR, translated from the coding sequence ATGCCCAACGGCGTCGCCAAGCGCGACTTGCCGACGAAAATGTGCCCGGCGTGCGAGCGACCGTTTACGTGGCGCAAGAAATGGGCGCGGGACTGGGATAGCGTGATCTATTGCTCGGATGCGTGCCGGAAGAAGCGTTAG
- a CDS encoding DUF423 domain-containing protein: protein MNWLMILAGLSGALAVGAGAFGAHGASGQAAEWLRTGGQYQLIHAVAALVALRLEARGPGWLFIAGGALFAGTLYLMALGAPRWFGGITPIGGALLIAGWLWLAWVGMRG, encoded by the coding sequence ATGAACTGGCTGATGATCCTCGCGGGGCTATCGGGCGCGCTGGCCGTCGGGGCTGGGGCGTTTGGGGCGCACGGCGCGAGCGGGCAGGCGGCGGAGTGGCTGCGTACCGGCGGGCAGTATCAACTGATCCACGCGGTCGCGGCGCTGGTTGCGCTGCGGCTTGAGGCACGCGGGCCGGGCTGGTTGTTCATCGCCGGCGGCGCACTGTTCGCGGGTACGCTGTACCTGATGGCGTTAGGCGCGCCGCGCTGGTTCGGCGGGATCACGCCGATCGGTGGGGCATTGCTGATCGCCGGCTGGCTGTGGCTGGCTTGGGTCGGGATGCGGGGCTGA
- a CDS encoding cation:proton antiporter domain-containing protein: MEHGATGSLLRDGFILLGAGLGFVLLFRRLGLGATLGYLVAGAVVGPQVLGLVGDAESKLGVAELGITLLLFVVGLELNPTRLWKLKEDIFGLGLLQVVICGAAITAIIVVFVQFSIPAAFALGLPLALSSTAQVLPMLQSSGRLRTPFGERAFSILLFQDLSIIPLITIIAAMSRNPADVGGPPGWLLILYTVGAVAGLIAAGRFLLRPLFRWIGNMGEREMFVFAALFTVIASAALMESLGLSTALGAFVAGVMLADSPYRHELEADVDPFRSILLGLFFLTIGMMLNLSAIAERPFFVLAMALALIATKTLVIFGIGMLFKMTWRSALALGLLLSQGGEFGFVLFAQATNAYLIAPDAASLFGAIITLSMATTPFLMSATRRFREEPIVAEEREGPKADGANALIVGYGRFGQTVGQMLLAQDIPVTLIDTDIEMIDIAGEFGAKVYYGDGTRLDLLRQAGAAEAELILFCIDGDQMTPEIVEGVHEAFPNAAIYVRAYDRRSLIKLKAGPATLVVREVLESAVKMARLAMEGLGIDRADIDRAEDMYRARDKERLRIQIEAGDIRAARSMVAAEQPWGNDK; this comes from the coding sequence ATGGAGCACGGGGCGACCGGATCGTTGCTGCGCGACGGGTTCATCCTGCTCGGCGCGGGGCTCGGGTTCGTGCTGCTGTTCCGGCGGCTCGGGCTGGGCGCGACGCTCGGCTATCTCGTCGCGGGCGCGGTCGTCGGGCCGCAGGTTCTGGGCCTCGTCGGCGATGCCGAATCGAAGCTCGGCGTCGCCGAACTCGGCATCACTTTGCTGCTGTTCGTCGTCGGTCTCGAACTCAATCCGACGCGACTATGGAAGCTGAAGGAGGATATCTTCGGCCTCGGCCTGCTGCAGGTCGTTATTTGCGGCGCGGCGATCACCGCGATCATCGTGGTATTCGTGCAATTCTCGATTCCCGCCGCGTTCGCGCTCGGCCTGCCGCTGGCGCTTTCGTCGACCGCGCAGGTCTTGCCGATGCTGCAGTCGTCGGGGCGGCTGCGCACGCCGTTCGGCGAGCGTGCCTTCTCGATCCTGTTGTTCCAGGATCTGTCGATCATCCCGCTGATCACGATCATCGCCGCGATGAGCCGCAACCCGGCCGATGTCGGGGGGCCGCCGGGGTGGCTGCTGATCCTTTACACCGTCGGCGCGGTCGCCGGGCTGATCGCGGCGGGCCGCTTCCTGCTGCGCCCGTTGTTCCGCTGGATCGGCAACATGGGCGAGCGCGAGATGTTCGTCTTCGCGGCGCTGTTCACCGTGATTGCCAGCGCCGCGCTGATGGAGTCGCTGGGGCTCTCGACCGCGCTTGGTGCGTTCGTCGCGGGCGTCATGCTGGCGGACAGCCCGTATCGCCACGAGCTGGAGGCGGATGTCGATCCGTTCCGCTCGATCCTGCTCGGGCTGTTCTTCCTAACCATCGGCATGATGCTGAACCTCAGCGCAATCGCCGAACGCCCGTTCTTCGTGCTGGCGATGGCGCTCGCGCTGATCGCGACCAAGACGCTGGTGATCTTCGGCATCGGTATGCTGTTCAAGATGACATGGCGCTCGGCGCTCGCGCTTGGGCTGCTGCTCAGCCAAGGCGGCGAGTTCGGTTTCGTGCTGTTCGCGCAGGCGACCAATGCGTACCTAATCGCGCCCGACGCCGCCTCGCTGTTCGGCGCGATCATCACCTTGTCGATGGCGACTACGCCGTTTTTGATGTCTGCCACGCGCCGCTTTCGTGAGGAGCCGATCGTCGCCGAGGAACGTGAGGGGCCGAAGGCGGACGGCGCCAATGCGCTGATCGTCGGCTACGGCCGGTTCGGGCAGACGGTCGGGCAGATGCTGCTAGCACAGGACATTCCCGTCACACTGATCGACACCGATATCGAAATGATCGACATCGCGGGCGAGTTCGGCGCGAAAGTCTATTACGGCGACGGCACGCGGCTCGATTTGCTGCGTCAGGCCGGTGCGGCGGAGGCCGAGCTGATCCTGTTCTGCATCGACGGTGACCAGATGACGCCCGAGATCGTCGAGGGGGTGCATGAAGCGTTCCCGAACGCGGCCATCTACGTGCGCGCTTATGACCGCCGCTCGCTGATAAAGCTGAAGGCAGGCCCGGCGACGTTGGTGGTGCGCGAAGTGCTCGAATCGGCGGTGAAGATGGCGCGGCTCGCAATGGAAGGGCTTGGCATCGACCGCGCCGACATTGATCGCGCGGAGGACATGTACCGCGCACGCGACAAGGAACGGCTGCGCATCCAGATCGAAGCTGGCGACATCCGCGCAGCGCGCTCGATGGTCGCGGCCGAGCAGCCGTGGGGAAATGACAAATGA
- a CDS encoding iron-sulfur cluster assembly scaffold protein → MSATLYNDAILKLATDNPIDERLPDPQGSSEKRSPICGSRVTVDVNLGPDGRVSEAGMLVRACALGQASSSLLAGNVIGRTPEELAAARDALTGWLAREGELPDWPGLDALAPALDYHARHASIRLAFEAAADAARQAKGG, encoded by the coding sequence ATGAGTGCGACGCTCTACAACGATGCGATCTTAAAGCTCGCGACCGACAATCCGATCGACGAGCGGTTGCCCGATCCGCAAGGGTCAAGCGAGAAACGCTCCCCAATCTGCGGCAGCCGCGTGACGGTGGATGTCAATCTCGGCCCGGACGGCCGCGTGAGCGAGGCGGGCATGTTGGTGCGTGCCTGCGCGCTTGGCCAGGCCTCGTCGTCGCTGCTTGCCGGCAACGTCATTGGCCGCACCCCCGAGGAACTGGCCGCCGCACGCGACGCGCTGACTGGCTGGCTCGCGCGTGAAGGCGAACTGCCCGATTGGCCGGGGCTGGACGCGCTGGCCCCGGCGCTCGATTATCATGCGCGACACGCCTCGATTCGGCTGGCGTTCGAGGCCGCCGCGGATGCGGCGAGGCAAGCCAAAGGGGGCTGA
- a CDS encoding CvpA family protein, which yields MNLNGLDIAVLTAVGGSALLGLKRGFVTEVLALFAWVAVIFAVKIFHLPFSQVLTGMVGTTSGAAALAFVLLGGVTYFLGRMVANAIGGRVRKSVLGPVDRALGFGFGALKGLILASLGFLLIVLVLDTIGGGPTRRPLWIKEARTYPLLNATSAAIADFVDRRRRGQPVFGPRTPPAFGNSSSPS from the coding sequence ATGAACCTAAACGGACTCGATATCGCGGTGCTCACCGCCGTCGGTGGCAGCGCGCTGCTCGGGCTGAAGCGTGGGTTCGTCACCGAGGTGCTGGCGCTGTTCGCCTGGGTCGCGGTGATCTTCGCGGTGAAGATCTTCCACTTGCCGTTCTCGCAGGTGCTGACCGGTATGGTCGGCACTACCTCGGGCGCAGCAGCGCTGGCGTTCGTATTGCTCGGCGGCGTCACCTATTTCCTCGGCCGGATGGTTGCCAACGCGATCGGCGGGCGGGTGCGCAAGTCGGTGCTCGGGCCGGTCGATCGCGCGCTCGGCTTCGGCTTCGGTGCGTTGAAAGGCTTGATCCTCGCCAGCCTCGGCTTTCTGCTAATCGTGCTGGTGCTCGACACGATCGGCGGCGGGCCGACGCGTCGGCCGTTGTGGATCAAGGAAGCGCGGACCTATCCGCTGCTGAACGCGACGAGCGCCGCGATCGCCGATTTCGTCGATCGCCGCCGCCGCGGCCAGCCGGTGTTCGGCCCGCGCACCCCACCCGCCTTCGGCAATTCGAGTAGCCCATCATGA
- the radA gene encoding DNA repair protein RadA has product MAKLQKRFVCQACGSVHSRWQGQCVDCSEWNKIVEEAPAIVTPFQAKHNLQGGGRAVTMVALDTEVPLPARLASGIAELDRALGGGFVEGSATLIGGDPGIGKSTLLLQAAAKMALAGADVAYVSGEEAADQVRLRARRLGFGQAPVRLASATSVRDILTTLSAGKPPALLVIDSIQTMHSDLIEGAPGTVSQVRASAQELIRFAKERGTAVVLVGHVTKDGSIAGPRVLEHMVDTVLSFEGERSHQYRILRAIKNRFGGTDEIGVFAMETEGLTEVANPSSLFLTQRDESVTGAIVFPALEGTRPVLVEIQALVVRLASGATPRRAVVGWDSGRLAMILAVLEARCGLSFSSAEVYLNVAGGYRVQDPAADMAVAAALVSALSERPVPADAVAFGEVALSGEVRSVAHGALRLKEAAKLGFAQALVPAAMAADKSALRLAGFPTLGRLVDHLLGRG; this is encoded by the coding sequence ATGGCGAAACTCCAGAAGCGCTTCGTCTGCCAGGCCTGCGGATCGGTGCATTCGCGGTGGCAGGGGCAGTGCGTCGATTGCTCCGAATGGAACAAGATCGTCGAGGAAGCGCCGGCGATCGTCACGCCGTTTCAGGCGAAACATAATCTCCAAGGCGGCGGCCGCGCGGTCACGATGGTCGCGCTCGATACCGAAGTGCCGCTGCCCGCGCGGCTCGCGAGCGGCATCGCCGAGCTCGATCGCGCGCTCGGCGGCGGGTTCGTCGAGGGCAGCGCGACGCTGATCGGCGGTGATCCCGGTATCGGCAAGTCGACGCTGTTGCTCCAAGCGGCGGCGAAGATGGCGCTTGCGGGCGCGGACGTGGCCTATGTCTCGGGCGAGGAAGCCGCCGATCAGGTTCGATTACGCGCGCGGCGGCTGGGCTTCGGCCAAGCGCCGGTACGGCTCGCCTCCGCCACGTCGGTGCGCGATATCCTGACGACGCTCAGTGCCGGAAAGCCGCCGGCACTGCTGGTGATCGATTCGATCCAGACGATGCATTCGGATCTGATCGAAGGCGCGCCGGGCACCGTCAGCCAGGTGCGCGCCTCGGCGCAGGAGTTGATCCGCTTCGCCAAGGAGCGCGGCACCGCGGTGGTGCTCGTCGGTCATGTCACCAAGGACGGTAGCATCGCCGGCCCGCGCGTGCTTGAGCATATGGTCGATACCGTGCTGAGCTTCGAGGGCGAGCGCAGCCATCAATATCGCATCCTGCGCGCGATCAAGAATCGCTTCGGCGGCACTGACGAGATCGGCGTCTTCGCGATGGAGACCGAGGGGCTGACCGAAGTGGCAAACCCGTCGTCGCTGTTCCTGACGCAGCGCGACGAGAGCGTCACCGGCGCGATCGTCTTCCCTGCGCTTGAGGGCACCCGCCCGGTGCTGGTCGAGATCCAGGCGCTCGTCGTGCGGCTGGCGAGCGGCGCGACTCCGCGGCGGGCGGTGGTGGGCTGGGACAGCGGGCGGCTGGCGATGATCCTTGCGGTGCTCGAGGCGCGCTGCGGGCTGAGTTTTTCCTCGGCCGAAGTCTATCTCAATGTCGCCGGCGGCTATCGCGTGCAGGATCCGGCGGCGGACATGGCGGTGGCGGCGGCGTTGGTGTCGGCGCTGTCCGAACGCCCGGTGCCGGCAGATGCCGTGGCGTTTGGCGAGGTGGCGCTGTCGGGCGAGGTGCGCAGCGTCGCGCATGGCGCGCTGCGGCTGAAGGAAGCGGCGAAGCTGGGGTTCGCGCAGGCGCTGGTGCCCGCGGCGATGGCGGCGGACAAGAGCGCGCTGCGGTTGGCGGGGTTCCCGACGCTCGGGCGGCTGGTGGATCATCTGCTGGGGCGGGGGTGA